Proteins encoded by one window of Pseudorca crassidens isolate mPseCra1 chromosome 3, mPseCra1.hap1, whole genome shotgun sequence:
- the TIMD4 gene encoding T-cell immunoglobulin and mucin domain-containing protein 4 isoform X2 codes for MCWGKGQCPNSKCNDELLYTDGRRVVSRKLPKYQLLGNIRRGDVSLTIFNTNEGDSGVYCCRIEVPGWFNDVKRNIRLELRGPTTTRSTTTHRSTTTHRPTTAATTAVTTTTAVLPTTTAVLPTTTVVPTPDLPATPPLQMRTAAALTTTAATCPLTTRESLREEDTILLTLEPSTEGPILTADSETVLLPRTSQRSTEATSADTALLTSKGSKSWVLQSTRQALMREASDSVVSQPGASETPFLVQNGFESEQIKMTNNYNLLMIIAPSLGFVLLALLLAYFLRGKVMKTNCVQKHTRLDSAGEGKNVLDERENEDGLFTL; via the exons ATGTGCTGGGGCAAAGGCCAGTGTCCCAACTCCAAATGCAATGATGAGCTTCTCTACACCGATGGGAGAAGGGTGGTCTCGAGGAAGTTGCCAAAATACCAACTTCTGGGGAATATCCGGAGAGGGGATGTCTCCTTGACCATCTTCAACACCAACGAAGGTGACAGTGGTGTGTACTGCTGCCGCATAGAGGTGCCTGGCTGGTTCAACGATGTGAAGAGGAACATCCGCCTGGAGCTGAGAG GTCCCACAACCACGCGCTCAACAACCACCCATCGCTCAACAACCACCCATCGCCCAaccaccgccgccaccaccgccgtgACGACAACCACAGCTGTGCTTCCAACAACCACAGCTGTGCTTCCAACAACCACAGTCGTGCCTACACCTGACCTGCCAGCCACACCACCGCTTCAGATGAGAACCGCTGCTGCACTCACCACGACGGCAGCCACATGCCCTCTGACAACACGGGAGTCCCTTCGTGAGGAAGACACGATACTTCTGACCCTTGAGCCTTCCACAGAAGGGCCCATCCTCACTGCAG ACTCAGAAACTGTCCTTCTCCCTAGGACCTCTCAGAGAAGCACTGAGGCGACTTCTGCAGACACTGCCTTACTCACATCCAAAG GGTCTAAAAGTTGGGTTCTCCAGTCAACACGCCAGGCATTGATGCGGGAAGCGAGTGACTCGGTGGTTTCTCAGCCAGGAG cATCTGAGACGCCATTTCTTGTGCAAAATGGATTTGAATCAGAACAG ATAAAAATGACCAACAACTACAACCTGCTCATGATCATTGCTCCCTCCCTGGGATTTGTGCTGTTGGCATTGCTTCTGGCATACTTCCTTCGAG GGAAAGTCATGAAAACCAATTGTGTCCAGAAACACACCAG GCTAGACAGTGCTGGAGAAGGTAAAAATGTACTCGacgaaagagaaaatgaagatggTCTTTTCACACTCTAA
- the TIMD4 gene encoding T-cell immunoglobulin and mucin domain-containing protein 4 isoform X1: protein MSKGPLILWLVIELQRLYLTPAVSESVVRAFWGQSVTLPCTYSSWSPKSNGMCWGKGQCPNSKCNDELLYTDGRRVVSRKLPKYQLLGNIRRGDVSLTIFNTNEGDSGVYCCRIEVPGWFNDVKRNIRLELRGPTTTRSTTTHRSTTTHRPTTAATTAVTTTTAVLPTTTAVLPTTTVVPTPDLPATPPLQMRTAAALTTTAATCPLTTRESLREEDTILLTLEPSTEGPILTADSETVLLPRTSQRSTEATSADTALLTSKGSKSWVLQSTRQALMREASDSVVSQPGASETPFLVQNGFESEQIKMTNNYNLLMIIAPSLGFVLLALLLAYFLRGKVMKTNCVQKHTRLDSAGEGKNVLDERENEDGLFTL, encoded by the exons CTCCAGCTGTATCAGAGAGTGTCGTGAGAGCGTTTTGGGGTCAGTCGGTGACTTTGCCCTGTACGTACTCATCCTGGTCTCCTAAGAGCAACGGCATGTGCTGGGGCAAAGGCCAGTGTCCCAACTCCAAATGCAATGATGAGCTTCTCTACACCGATGGGAGAAGGGTGGTCTCGAGGAAGTTGCCAAAATACCAACTTCTGGGGAATATCCGGAGAGGGGATGTCTCCTTGACCATCTTCAACACCAACGAAGGTGACAGTGGTGTGTACTGCTGCCGCATAGAGGTGCCTGGCTGGTTCAACGATGTGAAGAGGAACATCCGCCTGGAGCTGAGAG GTCCCACAACCACGCGCTCAACAACCACCCATCGCTCAACAACCACCCATCGCCCAaccaccgccgccaccaccgccgtgACGACAACCACAGCTGTGCTTCCAACAACCACAGCTGTGCTTCCAACAACCACAGTCGTGCCTACACCTGACCTGCCAGCCACACCACCGCTTCAGATGAGAACCGCTGCTGCACTCACCACGACGGCAGCCACATGCCCTCTGACAACACGGGAGTCCCTTCGTGAGGAAGACACGATACTTCTGACCCTTGAGCCTTCCACAGAAGGGCCCATCCTCACTGCAG ACTCAGAAACTGTCCTTCTCCCTAGGACCTCTCAGAGAAGCACTGAGGCGACTTCTGCAGACACTGCCTTACTCACATCCAAAG GGTCTAAAAGTTGGGTTCTCCAGTCAACACGCCAGGCATTGATGCGGGAAGCGAGTGACTCGGTGGTTTCTCAGCCAGGAG cATCTGAGACGCCATTTCTTGTGCAAAATGGATTTGAATCAGAACAG ATAAAAATGACCAACAACTACAACCTGCTCATGATCATTGCTCCCTCCCTGGGATTTGTGCTGTTGGCATTGCTTCTGGCATACTTCCTTCGAG GGAAAGTCATGAAAACCAATTGTGTCCAGAAACACACCAG GCTAGACAGTGCTGGAGAAGGTAAAAATGTACTCGacgaaagagaaaatgaagatggTCTTTTCACACTCTAA